From the Candidatus Nealsonbacteria bacterium CG07_land_8_20_14_0_80_39_13 genome, the window AATAAACTCGACGAGCTTTTTATCAGACAACTACTTACCTGAACATGTTAGCATTTTAAAAATATCCTGTCAAATTTTTATGATTGGTATTTTTGCTTGATGACTTCGCGCAGGACTTCTTCCGCCTTCTTAATGCTTTCATCATCTATGACGGAAATCGCAATCACCGGCTTATTTATGGCCTTCAGTTGAGATATTTTTTGAATAACCTCTTTTTCTCCGAGCAAATCAGCCTTAGTCAGAAAAACATACTCTGCTTTATTCAATAATTCTTTATTGTAAGTGCCAAGCTCATTTCTGATAACTTGATAATCCTTTAGCGGATTAGGCGAATCAGCGGAGATAAAATGGAAAAGAGTTTTTGTCCTTTCAATGTGCCTTAAAAATTTGAAGCCAAGCCCTTTTCCGCCTGAAGCTCCCTCAATCAATCCGGGAATATCAGCCAGAATCAATTCATAATAAACGCCAAGATTAGGATTAAGAGTTGTAAAGGGATAATTAGCCACCTTGCTTTTGGCGTTGGTGATTCTGTTCAGAAAGCTTGATTTGCCGACATTAGGCAAGCCGATAAGGCCGACATCAGCTATTAATTTAAGCTCTAATCTAAATTCATATTCTTGTCCCATAGCTCCGTCTTGAAATTCTATCGGCGTGGTGTTAGTTGAAGAACGAAATTTAAAATTGCCCCTGCCTCCCTCCCCTCCTTTGGCGACCAAAAAGCTCTGGCCGATGGAAACGATTTCAGAATCCTGTCCGGTTAATAAATTATGGATTACCGTCCCGACCGGCACTTTTAAAACCAAATCTTCGGCATCAGCGCCGTCGTTCAGCGACCTCTTTCCCCTTTCCCCATTTTCAGCTTCCAATTCTTTTTTATAGCGAAACTGAAGAAGAGCGCTTAAATCAGAAACGCCCTCAAAGTAAACGCTCCCGCCTCTGCCGCCGTCTGCGCCCGTAGGACCAAGGCGCATTTTAATATTATTAAATGCTACTGCCCCGTCGCCACCCCGTCCGGCTTTTACTTTAATTTTTACATCATCAATTAACATACATTTACGCTGTTGCCTGCGGAATATCCGGTGCTCCAGCAAATTTGAAGATTATAACCGCCTGTCGGCCCGTCCAAATCAATTATTTCTCCTGCGAAAAATAAATTCCCAATTTTCCCGGACCGCATTGTTTTAGAATCTATTTCTTTCAAATCCACTCCCCCGCTTGTCGCCTTCGCCTGTTCAAAGCCAAGCAAGCCAAACTGTTAATTTTAAACCTTTTAATAATCCAATGAGCTTCTCTCTTTCTTTTTTGGTTATGGCGTTTAATTTCTTTTCCGGATTTATCTTGCTGAAAATAATTATCGGGCCGCTCAATTTCTGCGGAAGCTGTTTGGATAAATAATTCTCAAGACTTTTATTGGTCCTAAAATCTTTTTGCAATATCTTGTCCAACTCCAAAACATCTAAAGATGGCTTAAAATCAATTTTTAAAACCACTTCCCCTGTTTCCAACAGCTCCCCTATTTTTTTGCTTAAATCAAGAATCAGCGGTCCGCTCAAGCCAAAATGAGTGAACAATATCTCTCCAATTCTTGAATCTTGCTTTTTATTTTTCTGAAAAATAGCCACCCTTACATTCTCCAAACTCAATCCCTGAAGATTTCTGACCCAATCTTCCCGAATTTCTATCGGAGTCAAAATTGGCCGAATCTTTATGATTTTATGCCCCATTTCCTCCGCCCATTCATAACCCTTGCCGTCTGCCCGCAATGCTTTCGGCATAGCCGAAACAGACGGGTTGGAACCCATTTCAGGATAAGACCTTCCTCCTGTAGTCAAAATAAATGATCCGGCGGATATCTCTCCTGATTTCAATAACGCTTTTCTGATTATACCATCCTTTACATCAAAACCGACAACTTCCTCCCCTAATAATAATTTAACTTTGTTTTTACTTAAATATCCGGATAAAACATTAAGGACGTCTTGAGCTCTGTCTGAAACAGGAAAAATCCGGCCGTTTTTTCTGTTTTAGTTTTTAATCCTCTTTCCTCAAAAAATCTCACGACTTCTTCCGGGCCGAAGACGGAAAGAGCGGAAAAAAGAAACTGGCCGTTCTTCCCCAGTTTTTCAATAAATTTCCTATCGTCAAATTCCGCTTGAGAAATATTACAGCGCCCATTACCGCTCATCATTAGTTTTCTCCCTAAATTCAAATTCTTCTCAATCAGAACAACTCTGGCGCCAAGTTCAGCCACTCTGCCGGCCACCATCATTCCGGCCGGTCCGCCGCCGATAACCGCCACATCAAATTCCCCTTGCATTCCTTTGGTTATTTTTTTAATGATTTTTTGTTTATCAGGTTTTTGATGAGGTCAATGGTTGCGAGGATTACTCCGGCTCCCATGAACGAATAACCGAACAAGCGGTTATCGCCGAAAAAAATCCCCAGAAGCACCAGAACGAAAGCGAAAGTCGCCAATCTGGAAATTTCAACTTCAGGCTTAATTCTTTTGTTCAAAAACAAAAATCCGGCTATAACAGCTAAAGAAGCGATGGATATTATAATAAAAATTTCTACCATAGCGGTGTAATTAATTTAAGGATGGATTTTGAGGAGGAAGAGGTGGCTCCGAATTCTTAGGCGCGACAACAACAGGACTGGATTTCAAATTAATGACTGCCATTACCAGAAGCAAGATGATAAAGAAATAAGGAATGCTGAAATCACCAATAATCTTTACAATAATATAATTAAATAGAAATGTAATAATGATCGGCAACGTCATCAAATGCATTCCCATCTGATATGCCTTTCCGTATCCAATTTCAATTTTCTTAGTTCTGGCGATAATCCAAATCGGGATAGTGGCGAATAAAAGATAAAGAAGAACAAAAACGTATCCGGTAAAAATTACCGACCATGCACCAATTACAATTATCGGATAAATTAATTTAAAAAAAGGAGTTATCTTATCAAGAAAAGAAGATATCATGCCCTTATTCAACGTAAAATCAGGAGCTTGATTCAACGGCATCATTTTTATAGTTGCGTCATCGTCATAACAAATAAAACTGTCCCGGGCTAAAAGACACTCCGTTTGATAATTTTTAAAATTTTCTATGTTAAATAAATCTTTAGTATCAAGAACAAGAATATTTTCTTTATTATTCTCCAACGATTCCGACTGCCATTCATCAGGCATAGCGACGAAATAAGGTTCATTAACGTTTGTTGACGCCTTGCCGTTCTTAATAACGATTTCCAGACCGTCCGGATATTGTTTTAATACTTCATCAACGGCTTTATCTAAAAATGATTTGACACTCGGAATAGCGGTGAAAGAAAAAATAAGCATCCCCAAAAAAGAGATAAAAAGAATGAGAGAAAAGTAATATTTTAAAGAATAAGAAAACGGCTTATTAATCAGCTGGCCATAATAATCAGAGTTATAAATACTGTCTTTTATTTTTTTAAAAAATTCCATATTTTTTAATTAATTAGTTGATGAAGGTTAGGGCTTTGCCTTTTTTGTCACCTCGACCGGTTCTTCCTATACGATGAACATAATCGTCGTAAGTTGCCGGGGTGTCATAATTAATAACATGGCTGATGTCAGCAATATCAAGGCCTCTGGCTGCAACGTCGGTGGCGACTAAGACCTGAATTCGTCCCTGCTTGAAAAGACCGAGAGCGCGCTGGCGCTTTGATTGCGTTTTATTGCCGTGAATTGATTCTGATTTAAATCCCCTATTCATCAATTCTTTGGAAAGCTTTTCCGCCCCATGCTTAGTTCTGGCAAAAACAAGCACCTTGCTGAAATCATTCTGGTTAAGCAAGCCATGGAGGGTTTCAAGTTTCCCTGATTCGCCTTTGACATGGATAACGTCCTGATCAATGTTCTTTGCCGTATCCCCTGTCTTGACTGATATCCGGACAGGCTCTTTACAAAAGTCTTTAATGAGTTTTTCAATTTCATGAGAAACCGTTGCCGAAAAGAATAAGGTGTGGCGGTCTGCCGGCATAGCGGAAACTACCGAGCGCATATCAGCGATAAAGCCCATATCAAGCATCCTGTCCGCTTCATCGAGAACGATTGTTTTGAATTGAAAAAGTTTTATTCTGCCTCTGTTTATAATATCCTTTAAACGCCCCGGAGTTCCGATAATAAAATTATAGTGACGATAAAGGTCAGAAAGTTGCCTTCCGATGCCGACTCCGCCGATGCAACAAACAGAAGATATCTGCATCCCCATGGAAAATTCTTTCAACTCCTGATCTATCTGCAGAGCAAGCTCTCTGGTAGGAATAACAATAAGAACCT encodes:
- a CDS encoding GTPase ObgE, with translation MLIDDVKIKVKAGRGGDGAVAFNNIKMRLGPTGADGGRGGSVYFEGVSDLSALLQFRYKKELEAENGERGKRSLNDGADAEDLVLKVPVGTVIHNLLTGQDSEIVSIGQSFLVAKGGEGGRGNFKFRSSTNTTPIEFQDGAMGQEYEFRLELKLIADVGLIGLPNVGKSSFLNRITNAKSKVANYPFTTLNPNLGVYYELILADIPGLIEGASGGKGLGFKFLRHIERTKTLFHFISADSPNPLKDYQVIRNELGTYNKELLNKAEYVFLTKADLLGEKEVIQKISQLKAINKPVIAISVIDDESIKKAEEVLREVIKQKYQS
- a CDS encoding ATP-dependent helicase, with amino-acid sequence MYKSFNYNRGSQRPLNRPSSFRKGTFSRFAEKKQGGAFRGEHIDASKFINKAIITEEVERFIPEHAFNDFQIDDRLKRAIIAKKYTTPTPIQDRTIPYILKGADVVGIANTGTGKTGAFIIPLINKVLSDRNQKVLIVIPTRELALQIDQELKEFSMGMQISSVCCIGGVGIGRQLSDLYRHYNFIIGTPGRLKDIINRGRIKLFQFKTIVLDEADRMLDMGFIADMRSVVSAMPADRHTLFFSATVSHEIEKLIKDFCKEPVRISVKTGDTAKNIDQDVIHVKGESGKLETLHGLLNQNDFSKVLVFARTKHGAEKLSKELMNRGFKSESIHGNKTQSKRQRALGLFKQGRIQVLVATDVAARGLDIADISHVINYDTPATYDDYVHRIGRTGRGDKKGKALTFIN